The DNA region atcagcccagagcccgacgcggggctcgaactcacggacgcgagatcgtgacctgagctgaagtcggacacttaaccgactgagccacccaggcgccccgaggcaaACATTTAAACATGGTTTGAAAAACTGAACGCCAACCCAATTTAAAACCAAGAGCTTCTAAGCAGCAGGGTCAACTGTGAGTGACCTTGTGGTTACATGAACTTGGCTGTGGTCTCGTGGCTGGCACGGTGGGCAGCTGGTAAGGCTCCGGCTCTGGCATCAGACGCCCGTTGAGTGTGTGTTCTGGGACAGCCTGAGCCCCTGGGACCTTGTCTGTGCAGCTAGGGGAACCGGGCACAGAAGTGGCTGGGTGTGACAGAGGACGCCTAAGTGGCAGCTGCTAGCACTTTTTATTAGGACACACACGACAGATGGGACACGACAGAGCCCAACGCTTCCAGTTGTGTGTCCCGAACCCCATCAAGGTACAGACCCGTTCTGTCTCCCCGAATTCCCCGGCCCCTTCCCTCTGCACTTAACCCCTCCCCGCGAAATCCTGGTAACCACGGACCTCATCTCCCGTCTCAGAGCTGGGCCTTTACAAAACCGTCCTCCGAGAGGAATCAGGCAGTAGGCAGGTCTTGTGCATGTTTCCACTCAGCACGCGGCCCCGGACGCTCACCCACGCTGCTGCGGGCGACCACAGGTCACTTGCTCAGTGGCTTCGTTGGGCAATATTTCCGTACCGGACCTTTCGCTTTTCTAAAGCAAACAAGTCTGTGTTTTCCAGCACATTCCCAGGTGTGCATCCCATCACCACGACCTAGTTCCGGAACATTCCGCCTCCCGGAAAAGAACCCCATCTCCCTCGGCAGTCACCCCTCCCCCGCGCGCGCACGttgcctgttctggacgtttcacaTAAGTCGAATCATATACTCTGGGGCCTCTCGTGTCTGGTTCCTTCCCTGGGCGGCGTGTGTTCAGGGTCCGTCACGGGGCAGCGGGTGTGGGCGCCTCCTCGCTGCTGTCCGCGGGTTAGGGTTAGGACACTCGGGCTGTTTCCCTCGTTGGCCATTCTGAATCCCGCTGCTGGGACGGTCGTGCACGTTACCAGCGGGCAGACCCCTAGCAGTGGAAGTGCCGGGCTACAGGGCAAGCGTACGTTTGACTTGGTAAGAAATGGCCACTCTGCATCCCCACCGGCCACGGCCAAGCGCTCCAGCTGCCGGGCCTCCTGGCGGGCACGGAGAGATGAGGAGCCACCGAGCGCCCCGTCGGGCTCCCACAGCGCCACCCGCCCCGGCAGCCGGCTACCTGTGATCTCGGTCACAGTTCCAGACAGGTGCTCCTGGAACGAGTCCGCACCACAGCGCACCTGCTTTTCTTAGGTGGTTTCCTCCAGGATGAGCCTGGATGAACGAACTCCTCCTCCAAGATGAACGAAAGCAGCCCAGTGCTGGAATTCCAGTTTGTGACGCAACGGCTACTTCAAGACAAGGCTGCAGCCTACAGTCACCCCGGCCGGCGCGACTGAACTtggctctccctcccccaacGCTGTAGCTCTGAGAGTTTCGTCGGTGgcgggtgtgcgtgtgtgcgtgtgtgtgtgtgtgtgctcttttcCAAGTTGCTGGTGTTTCCTGCACAGAGCAGTGGTTAGGGGTGCATGCCCTGGGGACCTCGGTCACTTCCCAGCTGGGGGACCCCGGGCCTCTGTGTCCTCGTGTGTGAAACTAGGTCATGGCAGAACAGTATGGCCGCCTGGGGCCgtggagaggaagaaatgagacGTGTGCACGGCTCAGCACAGCGCATGGCACCCGATGAACGGCCACAGTAGGGCGACACAATGCCACAGACTGTTCTGGAAGGAGAGCAGGCTTTCCCCAAAGTCCGGTCGATTGGGAGCAAAGCACAATCAGGGATACAGGGAGATGCTGTTTACTGATTTTTACAGGGACGATgaattcttccctttttcttctaattctaaCGATTTTGAGAAAGTCTGTTTGCGCCTCTTCCCGAACCCTTGAAGCTCTCCCTCCTGAATAAACCAGTACCTCACTCTCGGAGCTCTTCTTTGACCTGGTGCGTCCGTTCCTGGCTGTTTCGTAGTCTGTGGCCGCGGGCATTATTTCCTGGGGCTGCCGTAACGAAGTATCACAAACCTCCTCCCTTACAGCTGCCACGCTGTATTCCCTCCcaggtctggaggccagaagtctaaacCAAGGTGTCGCCGCCAGGCTGCCACGGAAGGCAAACAAAATGACCCTGACAGAGGCTCCCGGGGACAGAGCCGCACCTCACGTGCCTCTTTGCATCCAGACTTTTGTTCACTGTGTGGAATTATAGGGGGAAACCTGCCATCGTTAGTGAACTGGAGTATGTTCTTTTATGGGTGACGCAAGAACAGTTCAaaggctctagggaaggatccttcctgcctcttctggtttctggtggctccaggtgtcccttggcttgtggccgcgtccctccatctctgcccctgtcttTACTTGGCCTTTTCCTCTGAGTGTCTTCTCCTCTTCTATCAAATCTCCCCGGAGTGTCTCTTGTAAGAGTTATTGTCATTGGATTCAGCGTCCACTGGGATAACCCAGCACGATCTCCTCGTTGCACAGTCCTTAACTTACGCctgcagatatattttttttttttcttctaaataaggttaggggcgcctgggtggctcagtcggttaagcgtccgactttggctcaggtcatgatctcaccgttcgtgggttcgtgccctgcgtcgggctgggtgctgacggctcggagcctggagcctgcttcggatcctgtgcctccctctccctccacccctcccctgctcacattctgtctctgtccatctttcaaaagtaaaatacacgttaaaaaaaccaatgaaaataaatacgTAAGTAAGGTTAaagtcacaggttccagggattaggaagCGACCGTGGCTTCTGGGGGAGCACCGTTCAACTCACTACCCTTGTGTGACCCCAAGTTCAGCAGCTTCACTGCGCTGCCCCCTAAGCAGCTCTCGGTCCCCGACACAAGCCGGGTATGGTGGGCCCTACTCCGCGTCTCCCAAGACCGGACGCAAGGTGTCAGCGAAATGCACTCCCACCTGAGGCTTGGACTCGCCTTCCAACTCTTGCCAACATGCTTGGGGCAGAGCTCAGTTCCTGTGGCTGGAAGACTGACGCCCGGCCGCCAGCCAGGAGTTGCCATCCGCTCCCAGAGGCCATCTGCGCTCCTTGCCTCGcgctccccccccgccccagccagcAAGGGTGAATCACATCCTTCTTATGTTTCGAATCTTATTTCCTCTCCGGCCACCGGCCGCCGGAGAAAACCGCCACCACGAAATGGGGACCTCAGTCGTACGTGGCGAGGAACTGGGTTCTGCCGACAACTCGGAGGAGGCTGGAGATGAGAGCTGGCTGGCTGCCGCCTTGATTTTGGCTTTATGAAGCGCCCGGCCGCGCTGACCACGGCTTCTAACCTTATCAGAACCGGGAGACAGTAAATGGgggttgttttaagctgctaaatttatCATGATTGGTCATGCATCACGGAAGGCAAACAAAACGCCCCTGACAGAGGCTCCCGGGGACAGAACCGCACCTCACGTGCCTCTTCGCATCCAGACTTTTGTTCACTGTGTGGCATTATAGGGAGAAACCTGCCATCGTTAGTGAACTGGAGTATGTTCTTTTATGGGTGACGCAAGAACAGTTCCACGAGTGTGAGTTAATGTGGGTGTGACCCAGCTCTATTGTTCCCTGGAGAGCATTTCTCCACGACAACGGATGCCGCCATACAAAACTACGTGGAATTGGGAACAACTCACCTCGTTGGTCCCTCCTTGAGAAGCGTAGGTGAACGTGCATGTATATTTGTCCTGGAGACAAATTGAAGACGGAAAAAAGTTTGTTAGGAAGCGCTTACGGCGGATGTCCTTCCGAGATCCAAAATCCAGAAGATCTGgctcttggggcacgtgggtggctcagtcggttgagcgtcctactttagcttgggtcatgatctcgcagtttgtgagttcgagccctgcgtcgggcttgctcctgccagcgcagagcccgttgtggatcccctgtcctcctctctctctctctctctctgcccctcctccccaactcatgctctctcaaaagtaaataaacatttaaaaaataccaattcctaacaaaataatactaataaataaaattaaaaaaataaataacatccgGCTTTTGAACATCTGCACTAAGGAAAGGAGGTAGAGCCCGATTCTTGGCTGATGTGCCTGGAGGCCAGCCCCACAGGGCCTCCCAGTGTCTACAGACCTAGAACTCCCCTGCCTGTCTCCCTGCTAGTGAGCTCCTAAGTCAGGACAAATAGCCCACGTGGCTTCTGGGGGAGGGAGAACAGGAAGGGGgaagtcccccaccccccaagcacCCACCCATCTGGGGACTCTGGAAGCAGGGGCACCAGGAGGCCCTTCTCTGCTCTGCTGTGGGCCTCAGACAAGTGAAAACTTTGCTGAgtctgttttcctcatctgtgaaacggtCCTAGCAAATAAAGCACTTGGGGCGACATCTGGCTATGAGGAAGTAGTACGTCGCAGCTAGTGACACCTGTAACAGACAGGGAAAATGAAGATGGGAGGGGAAGGGCTTCTCCAACGAGCTAGGGGCAGCGCTGGGCTAGCCCCAGCCTTGCTGACTGACGGCTAAGGAGGGCCTGGCCTCCCACCTCGGTGAAAGGGTTGAAGGACATCCTTCTCCTGGTGCAATGGAGAAGGGGCAACGTCTGTCCACCTCCTCCGCAGTCAGAGCCGCAGCGAGGCTGACCCTCTGCAGGGCCTGGAGGTGAAGAACCCCCcggcctcctctccccccacttctgGGCCGGCTCTGCCCTCCAATGGCCGGGGACTCGGCCGGTCTGGGAGTTAGGGCTGCTTGCCCACGCGAGGCACGCGAGAGGAAACAGGGACCGAGGCTAGTGACCCACCCCCTCCAAGTCGCCAGACCCCAGGAAGTCCCGCTCCGCGTAAATTCAGCCCTATCTCCGGGATGACCGCACCCCCAGAGTCCCTTCCCaagccaggccccgcccctgacGGTCCAGGCCCCCTTCTCAGGACCCGCCCCCACCGGCGCCACCGCTCAAGCCCCCGGGGCGGCGGCGATACGTACCCCTGGGCCCACGTTCTGGGAGAAAGAGTGCACGACGCCGCCAGGTCGCACGTCGAAAGCCACCGTCGTGGGCTCGGACACCGCCTCCCCCGGCCTCAACGCCACAGCCGCCAGGAGCAACGCAGCCCACCAGCTCGCGCCTTCGCCGTTCCTCCTTTTGCTGGGCGCCGCCATGTTGGGATCGGATCCGCAGGGCAGGGTGGCGACGGGACGCGGCAAGGGACACGTGGGGCGACCTCTGGAGGCCACGTCGGCGGCGGCGCGGGCACGTGACCAGGCgcgccccgccccttccctggcTCTGGCCGCCATGTTGGGGCGGGGCTTAGGCTTCCAGGGGGCGTCTCCGGGGGGGAGTGGCCATAgactgccttcctgcctccatgCCCAGCCTTGCGACTGACCCTACAGCTCTCCCAGTTCGTGCATGTAGACGGAATGAGGGAAATGGACGATGGccattgggtaaataccttgtAATTGTTGCAGCCAAGATCCCTGGGTGGATCTGAAGTTCAATAACGGGAAACCTCATTTAGAATGGAATGGGGGGGGCCGGCAGGGAAAGCTCTGCACCCTAGGACTTCTGGTCAATTGCAGGCCCAACAGGAAGTCCAGCGCCTCGCAAGTCCACAGTGTGTTAGCCACTACTGCGCAGGCCCAGCAAGAGGAAGTTTTTCCCTTGCCCCACAACAGCGCAGCCAATGAGAGGCAGCCACAGCGCAGCCAATGAGAGGCAGCCACAGCGCAGCCAATGAGAGGCAgccacagcccagccaatgagaggcagccacagcccagccaatgagaagccaccacCCCTGGCAGGTAGGGCAGCGGACTTTTTGTTTAGAAGAGGCCCTTGCAAGTTCCTCTTTCTTCTGTAAGATAATATCCCTCTCCCTTGTTCTGCAGCTTTCCCAATGGTTTTGCCGTCCTTAGTTTGCCTGTCCCAGGTTGCAGTGCTCTGCCATTCCTGTTTTTACTGGTAAAATaactgtcagttttattttttaaggttaacagATCTAACAATTAGTGGTTATTTCTGTGGCCTCAAAGTACTTTCCCCCAAGATAGTTATTCGTTATAAAGGGAAAAGTAGTAATTTTACAACGAAGACACGACTTTAGCCCAGTGATCTAAGTTAAGGGCGCCAGTGAGGCCGCAACGTGGAGCCGCTCACAGGGTGAACCGAGAAGGGCATTTTCAGTGGCGCCTCTAGCCTTCCTGCCCCACATGCATGACTTCAATCTAATTATAAGCAAATGTCAGACAGAATGCGGAGCTGAGGGCCATTCCACAAGGTAACTGGGCAgtactcctaaaaaaaaaaaaaaaaggctgaggaaCCATCACAGGATGGGGAGACCAGGACAACAAAACACGATGCGGGCTCCTGGATTGGCTCCTTGTCTTAGTTCAGTCTGTTCTAACAAACACACCGCAATCTGGCGGCCTATAAAGAAACACATGCTTATCTCTCagggttctggaggccggaagttcaagatcaaggcaaCGGTAGATTTGGCGTCAGGTGAGGCCCACCTCCTGGTTCGGAGGCAGCTCAGTGCTCATATTCTCCGGGTCCTCGGTCCTCCCAGGGCGCAAGGGGCAGGGCGCTCTCTGGGGCGCTCTCTTGTCGGGGCGCTCATCCCATCCCGGGGGCTCCACCCTCTTGACCTAACCTCCTCCCGGAGGCCCCACCTCCTGACACCGTCACCCTGGGCATCAGCTTTCACCATAGGAATTTGGGAGGGACCGGTTCGTGCATAACAATCCTGGACCAGAGATTGTTACACATTACGTAACAGGATTGTATTGATGCTCATTTCCTGATGGAACCATGGTTACCTAAGATGTTCACATGAGGGGAAGCTGGGTGGAGGGCATCTAGGAACTCGGTACTGTTTCTGCAACTTTTTTGTCAGCCTAACGTTTTTTCAGAATAAACTAAAAAGCAAACAGTCCCTCTCTCATGGGGTTGTCAGGATAATTAACTGAGAACAACATGCAGGTGACATTTTTTACAAGGACTCTGAATCGTAgcttttccccccaatttttttggTCACACATGGCTTGAGTTTCCGAGGAAGCACCACAATGGTGAGGGCCAGAGGGTCCAGGATTAAACTTGTTTCCCTGGTCCTTCCTGACTTGAGAGAAcagaatccagaaagaaaatctcaCAGGTTGCCCCTAAGCTGAGCTCGAGTGCAAACTTTCGGGGCCTCAAGAGGGTGAAGGCCATTTTCAGGGAATGGGCAGCCTGGCCTGACTTGGGATACCTGTTTGCTTGAAGAAATCTCTTTCTCCTTGCAGCTGCCTGCTCTGGACCCCTTAAAAGGAAATCGGCTCCAGAAACCAGATGATCACAGTCTTGCTGTGTTTCACAGAGCATGTTCCGGTTCCGTTGATGTCTTCCCCGTTACCTCCCCTGCTGTGTTTGACCTTCGGCCCCTCACTGTGAAGGATTCAGTTAGCGGCCATGTGCCGTTGCTAGCAAGATACTTCAACTGTGTGCTGTTTGAGTCTCCTACCGAAGAGAGGTAGGTTGGCGTGTGcgtgtttttcctttttgcctaaaaaacaaaacaaaacaaaaaaccacatactggagagattgaaagaaaaaataaacatcattccAGAGATCCTGCTTTTTAATCATGACATGAACTCTGGCAGTCCTTAAGGACACCATTTGATGACACAAATGTCAGTGGacatccctctctctgctcaggaCACCATAAATGGGGTGGGTGTGGACATAACAGGGATGCACGGAGGAGCTCCTTTCTGGAGAACAAACAGTTTAGTATTATGATTGGGGTGTTGGTTACAGGAATCCATGCGGGcgacagaaaggaaaagacacacacacatacacgctcTCACCAGCCAGCACATGTAAAAGCTGATAAAATCTAAATCAGGAATAGAGTCTAGTTAATTGCACTGCACTCGTGTCAGTTTCCTGATTTTGACAATGGCCGCCGGTTAGGTAAGATGTGAGCTGGATGGAGGGCACCTGGgattctctgtactattttcacAACTTCCTGTGTGTCCAGAGTTAAAATTCTtgtgtgtctttgttttctgtttgtgttgAAACACGACAAACCTGTTAGGCAAATGACAAACCGGGAAAGAGCTCCAGCCAGCAGGACACGGGCTTTTGTGTCCATCACGTGTGGGTTCCCGCCAGTTAGGGAAGACAGGAACCTTTCCAGCAGGAAAGCAAGCCAGCCCGGGCACAGGCAACCTCAGACAGTACCGGGCACCCTCCCGCTGACGGATCCCCCGCCACTGGTGGAGGAGAGTGGCCCACGTATCAGCCTGGAAGAAACAGGTGCCTCTCCCTGCCACCTCCGCGACCGAGACTTTCGGCCAGCGGACACTTGTCCTCTTGTAGTTGCCCttcacccatccttccttcctgttgGCACCCCACTGACACTTCCGGGCTTCACTGTCAGGGTAGGAATGTGACTGACTAGAGTTTGGCCAATGGATGCTGTCTCCCGACAATCTTGAGTACTGACTGTGGGAGGCAGGGGTAGGAGTTTCCGACGAAGAGTTCCTGCTTTGAGACAAATGCAGGTTTCCAGCTGTCAAGGCTCCTGGAGCCCGCCCAGTGTCCTTTCCCACCGGTTCTGTCATTCTGTGACTTGTGACCAGTCCCCTCCTTGACTTTAAGTGAAAGACTACTTATTCCCaagactgattttttaaaacattcactgGCTGAGCTTCCTATATGCAAAACACATGGAGATCGACAACACGGTTCAGTTTGCAACATGGATGACAAGGGACTGATTTCCTTCATATATAAAGAGTGTCCACAAATCGTTGAGGCCAACAGATCGAAAGAAAGGTGGGCAGATGGTCACTGGTAAACAAGTatcttaaaacatgaaaatgttgCCGCAGGTATAATTACAGTGAGATGCCACACCTCACtggcaaagataaaaaaaaataattgatcacAGGTGGTActggtgaagaaatggagacacaggcGTACTTCACCCTTGTTGGAAAAGTTTACATTGAGGTGTTCTCTTTGGAAGGCAATTCGGCAGTGCTCGGTGAAACTAACATCGAATATGCCTTTGGGTAGTTCTAGGAAGTTACCCCTATAAACTCAAACATATGCCCAAAATGTGTACAAGACTGTGAACAGTTATCACTTATACTGGGGGCTGGCCAACCACAGCCTGGGGGTTAAATCTGGTCAGCTGCCTGGTTTTGTAAAGAAGGTTTTATTGGCACGCAGCCAAACGCacacatttacatattgtctgtggctgctttgggGCCAGGAGAGCAGAGTGGTTGTACCCGTCTGGCCTGCAAAGccgaaaatatttactctctggccttttacagaGGAAGTCTGGTGACCCCTGATTTATGCGGATTCAAAAAGCCCCGAATAACCTGTTCTCTCCTTGATAGGTGCCTGGCAAAATAGATTATGGCACATTCATAAGCAGGAATAGAATACAGATATTGAAAAATAGAGACTGGGATGTGGTTCCCTGTCTGGAGCGAAGGCATCTTTCCTCTATATATGCTTTTGCACtcaagttttattatattttttaagccattaaaaataaaagcggAGCTTCCCAAAGTATGGAGAGGGTGAAGGCGCAAGGAGAGGTCGTCCTGCTGTTAGGAACTCATGTACCAGAGTGCCACCTGCTCAGGCAGTCTCCGGTCTCCCTGGGTCAGGGCTGCTGGGTCGGACGTGAGAGGGGAGCGGCCTGCCCTCCTTGGTCGGCATTTCCCGACGCCCCAACCACGGAGTCAAGCCTCTGGACAGACACAGGCACCAAAGGAAGTGGAGGCAGCCAGGGCAGAGCGACCGCCAGGAGGACTTGCGCCTTGGCTTACGCTGTGGCCCTGAGGAAGCCCGTGGGCTGGAGCAGGCCGGCCGTGACATCCTGGGCTGGGTCCCTAGGCGACTTGCGGTGGCTGCATCAGGACCCCGGGGCCGTCCTCGACGGGACCAGCCTGATGGGGGCGGGGCACCCTCCAGCCCGGGCAGCTCGCGGCTCGGTCGCCTCCCGGGACCCGCCCAGGCAGAGGCACAGCCGTCGGCGGCCCCGCGGCTGGGAAGGAACCTTAGGCAGGTGGCAGCGCTTCCGTCCGGAATTGTTTAATGAGTCTACTTCTTACACgcataattataaaagaataagaatcgacaaaaatattttctttccataataTGTAGAGGTGGTTCGTTTCCGGTGGGGGTTTtcgtttgtgtgtgtggtttttgttttgtttttttgcttcttttgttttccttttcgcCCGCCCCCGGCAGGAGTcttggcggggaggggagggcaggggagggggaaggcgaACCCTGAGGCGGGGACGGCTCCGTCCCAAGCCCGGAGCCCCCCGGTCTGCGCGCGCTTCAGAGCCGGGCAGGAGGCTCCCCGCTCCGGGCCGGGAGAGGACGGGGCTGGCGGCGGACCCCATCCCCGGTTTAGGCACCCTCTGCTCTGCTCGGTCTCTTAAATAGTCGTCAGAAGCGCCCCCCCAACAACAGAACGCGACATGAAGTGGGCGGGGCTGGAGGGCAAGGCAGTCGCATGCTTCGGTGGCGGCCGGCGCGctgcggggcggggccggggaccGCGTGGGGAGGCCCCGCGACGGAGGCCCGGTCCCCCCAGGGTCTTcgcccccctccacaccccccgccccgtgcccggCGGAGTCGGGGCTCCCGGGCAgcgtggggaggaggggatggccTGAGGACGCGCCTCTGGGGCGCGGGCCTCATCTCGCCGTCCTGGCCACCGAGAAGCAGCAGGCAAAACAGCCAGGAGcattaaaacaatgataaaaggCGCGGGGGCGGCGAAGGCGGAGGCCCCGGGGCGGGGCTggccggcgggggcggcgggaggAGGCGCCTCCGAGCGGAGGGGCCTTCGGGGGCCACTCGGCCCCTCCCGCCGGCTCCCCctgcgggggcggcggcggcggcggcggcgaagcCACTTGTGCTCTGAATGTGCAGGCCCCAGGGCGCGGGGCTCAGAGGTACTCCTGTAGAAAGTGCAGCAGCGTGACTTCATAGTGCTCGCCGGACTCGGGGCAGCGGATGCTGTGTCTCTCGTTGGGGTAGATCTGGGGGGACAGAGAAGGCGGGGCTGGTGGCACGGAGGGACTCTGCCCCAGGTGCTGACCCACCCCGGCATCCTGTGTTCCCCGCTCCCGCCCTGGGCTCCTGGGGGGTCGTGGAGAGGAAAGAGCAGGTACGCTGGGCTCACGGACCTGGGTTCCAGTCCCCGTCCGCCACCCTCGTGCTGTGCAACCCTGGGCCCCTGCCGAGCTCTCTGACggcagccccacccccaaaataaaccgGATGAAGAACTCGGGCCTTTCTTTGCAGGTCCTTTCAAGGGCTcgccaagctccaggctccacccGCCTAGGAGCTGCCCCCCAAacctggggacacagaggggcGCTGCAGCAGGTCTCAGGGACACTTGCTGCTGTCCACTGGGGCCACTTCGACTTCACCGGAAGGCCACATTAGGACTGCACGTGCCGAGGCCCCCAGGACAGGCGTCCCGCCCCAGGCTTTGTCTTACCACCCGAGGGGGCATTATCCCCACAGGGGGGCAGTGACATGTTGGTGCCAACGGCCACACCTAAGGAGTCACCCGGTCCTTGTAGGGTGGACGGCGACAGGCCTTCGGGCCTTGCTTCCGACCACGAAATGAGGGCCCTGGCACTCGAACAGGCCTCAGACCATGGGGATTCACGGGACAGCTTTGAAACCTGCTCCAGACTCTCCCAAAGTAC from Panthera leo isolate Ple1 chromosome A2, P.leo_Ple1_pat1.1, whole genome shotgun sequence includes:
- the LOC122213797 gene encoding uncharacterized protein LOC122213797 isoform X2, with product MREMDDGHWLPALDPLKGNRLQKPDDHSLAVFHRACSGSVDVFPVTSPAVFDLRPLTVKDSVSGHVPLLARYFNCVLFESPTEERAPSNRSPR
- the LOC122213797 gene encoding uncharacterized protein LOC122213797 isoform X1, producing MREMDDGHWLPALDPLKGNRLQKPDDHSLAVFHRACSGSVDVFPVTSPAVFDLRPLTVKDSVSGHVPLLARYFNCVLFESPTEERQMTNRERAPASRTRAFVSITCGFPPVREDRNLSSRKASQPGHRQPQTVPGTLPLTDPPPLVEESGPRISLEETGASPCHLRDRDFRPADTCPLVVALHPSFLPVGTPLTLPGFTVRVGM
- the MYDGF gene encoding myeloid-derived growth factor isoform X2 — its product is MAARAREGAGRAWSRARAAADVASRGRPTCPLPRPVATLPCGSDPNMAAPSKRRNGEGASWWAALLLAAVALRPGEAVSEPTTVAFDVRPGGVVHSFSQNVGPGKWQMSLGTSKDHQHFTCTIWRPQGKSYLYFTQFKAEVRGAEIEYGMAYSKAAFERESDVPLKNEEFEVTKTAVSHRPGAFKAELSKLVIVAKASRSEL